In one window of Nocardioides panacisoli DNA:
- a CDS encoding isocitrate lyase/PEP mutase family protein, which yields MSDVATRAHELLRLHHTGETLVLPTVWDAWSAEAVVAAGFPALSVGSHPLADARGQQDNEGMTLADALDGVRRITGAVDVPVTADMESGYDTPAAELVERVLEAGAVGINIEDTVHSEGRLREVAEHADYIGALRQAADAAGVELVINGRTDAFLGKVATFEGPTAEAVRRLRACEEAGARCVYPVRVPDMATLRTLLAEVSGPLNVTAHPVDGAPSGSLAELREAGVGRITFGPLLMTALTGALTDLVTPWG from the coding sequence ATGAGCGACGTCGCGACCCGGGCCCACGAGCTGCTCCGCCTCCACCACACCGGGGAGACGCTGGTGCTCCCCACGGTGTGGGACGCCTGGTCGGCCGAGGCCGTCGTGGCGGCCGGGTTCCCCGCGCTCAGCGTGGGCAGCCACCCGCTGGCCGACGCCCGCGGCCAGCAGGACAACGAGGGCATGACGCTGGCCGACGCGCTGGACGGCGTACGCCGCATCACCGGCGCCGTCGACGTGCCGGTCACCGCCGACATGGAGTCCGGCTACGACACCCCGGCCGCCGAGCTGGTCGAGCGGGTGCTCGAGGCGGGGGCCGTCGGCATCAACATCGAGGACACCGTCCACAGCGAGGGCCGGCTGCGGGAGGTGGCCGAGCACGCCGACTACATCGGCGCGCTGCGGCAGGCCGCCGACGCCGCCGGGGTCGAGCTGGTGATCAACGGCCGCACCGACGCCTTCCTGGGCAAGGTCGCCACGTTCGAGGGCCCCACCGCCGAGGCGGTACGCCGCCTGCGGGCGTGCGAGGAGGCCGGCGCCCGGTGCGTCTACCCGGTCCGCGTCCCCGACATGGCCACCCTGCGCACCCTCCTCGCCGAGGTCTCCGGACCGCTCAACGTCACCGCCCATCCCGTCGACGGCGCCCCGTCGGGCTCGCTGGCCGAGCTGCGGGAGGCCGGCGTTGGGCGCATCACCTTCGGGCCGCTGCTGATGACGGCGCTGACCGGTGCGCTGACCGACCTGGTCACGCCCTGGGGCTGA
- a CDS encoding NAD-dependent succinate-semialdehyde dehydrogenase gives MPTITTRNPATGEDLQTYDLHTDAQVSEIIDATHRAFGEWRRTPIEQRAEAVRAIGQHLRDNEQELSELMTAEMGKPIAQGSPEVQLCAAICDWTADNAAEILADVEQPKEGGRALITHQPIGVVYGIQPWNFPIYQVIRFSVSQLIAGNTVLLKHAESVFGMALRLEELYRAAGIPQDAFRVLLIDHGQSDDVIARPEVRGVTLTGSDGAGKHVAAEAAKHLKKAVVELGSNDSYLVLSDADVSAAVQTCVQGRMANNGQTCVAAKRFVVVDEVYDTFRDAYVEAMAGVEMGDPTDEGCQLGPMSRVQLRDELHDQVLASVEKGAKATVGGEKPEGAGAWYPATVLENVEPGQPAYDDELFGPVAALIRARDDEDAMRIANDSRYGLGGGIFSADTARAVELARTEFDTGMVNVNGFNLANPHLPFGGVKDSGFGREHGEPGLKEFVNIKTVMIDGD, from the coding sequence GTGCCCACGATCACCACCCGCAACCCCGCCACCGGCGAGGACCTGCAGACCTACGACCTGCACACCGACGCGCAGGTCTCCGAGATCATCGACGCCACCCACCGCGCCTTCGGCGAGTGGCGGCGTACGCCGATCGAGCAGCGCGCCGAGGCGGTGCGCGCGATCGGCCAGCACCTGCGCGACAACGAGCAGGAGCTCTCCGAGCTGATGACCGCCGAGATGGGCAAGCCGATCGCACAGGGCTCGCCCGAGGTGCAGCTGTGCGCGGCCATCTGTGACTGGACCGCCGACAACGCCGCCGAGATCCTGGCCGACGTCGAGCAGCCCAAGGAGGGCGGCCGGGCCCTCATCACCCACCAGCCGATCGGCGTGGTCTACGGGATCCAGCCGTGGAACTTCCCGATCTACCAGGTCATCCGCTTCAGCGTCTCCCAGCTCATCGCCGGCAACACGGTGCTGCTCAAGCACGCCGAGTCGGTCTTCGGCATGGCGCTGCGGCTCGAGGAGCTCTACCGCGCCGCCGGGATCCCGCAGGACGCCTTCCGCGTGCTGCTCATCGACCACGGCCAGTCCGACGACGTCATCGCACGGCCGGAGGTGCGCGGCGTGACGCTCACCGGCTCCGACGGTGCGGGCAAGCACGTCGCCGCCGAGGCCGCGAAGCACCTGAAGAAGGCCGTCGTCGAGCTCGGCAGCAACGACTCCTACCTCGTCCTCTCCGACGCCGACGTCTCCGCCGCCGTCCAGACCTGCGTGCAGGGCCGCATGGCCAACAACGGGCAGACCTGCGTGGCGGCGAAGCGGTTCGTGGTCGTCGACGAGGTCTACGACACCTTCCGCGACGCCTACGTCGAGGCGATGGCGGGCGTCGAGATGGGCGACCCCACCGACGAGGGCTGCCAGCTCGGGCCGATGTCGCGGGTGCAGCTGCGCGACGAGCTCCACGACCAGGTCCTCGCCTCGGTCGAGAAGGGCGCCAAGGCCACCGTCGGTGGTGAGAAGCCCGAGGGAGCCGGCGCGTGGTACCCCGCGACCGTGCTGGAGAACGTCGAGCCGGGCCAGCCGGCGTACGACGACGAGCTGTTCGGGCCGGTCGCGGCGCTGATCCGTGCCCGCGACGACGAGGACGCGATGCGGATCGCCAACGACTCCCGCTACGGCCTCGGCGGCGGCATCTTCTCCGCCGACACCGCGCGGGCGGTGGAGCTGGCCCGCACCGAGTTCGACACCGGCATGGTCAACGTCAACGGGTTCAACCTCGCCAACCCCCACCTGCCCTTCGGCGGCGTGAAGGACTCCGGCTTCGGCCGCGAGCACGGCGAGCCCGGGCTCAAGGAGTTCGTCAACATCAAGACCGTGATGATCGACGGGGACTGA
- a CDS encoding GNAT family N-acetyltransferase produces MLTTLRPMAVADLSALTGEDAPFEDFGPRPPRHEPLSSSLSADPGGLTVAGPDDAAVGNVSWVWRRWGPNPPSANPVIGIWLAPGARGRGVGARAQRALVELFWRHTTVSRVEAHTDVDNRAERRALEAAGFTLEATARAAQWRDGAHRDIAAYVVLRPGPAEGASEPD; encoded by the coding sequence GTGCTGACCACCCTGCGGCCGATGGCCGTCGCCGACCTGTCCGCGTTGACCGGTGAGGACGCTCCCTTCGAGGACTTCGGGCCGCGGCCGCCGCGACACGAACCACTGAGCAGCTCGCTGTCCGCCGACCCCGGTGGGTTGACGGTCGCGGGACCCGACGACGCGGCCGTGGGGAACGTGAGCTGGGTCTGGCGGCGGTGGGGCCCGAACCCGCCCTCGGCCAACCCGGTCATCGGCATCTGGCTGGCGCCCGGTGCGCGGGGCCGCGGTGTCGGCGCCCGGGCGCAGCGCGCGCTCGTCGAGCTGTTCTGGCGGCACACCACGGTGTCGCGGGTGGAGGCCCACACCGACGTCGACAACCGGGCCGAGCGGCGCGCACTCGAGGCCGCCGGATTCACCCTGGAGGCCACGGCCCGCGCGGCCCAGTGGCGCGACGGTGCCCACCGCGACATCGCGGCGTACGTCGTCCTCCGGCCGGGCCCGGCCGAGGGCGCGAGCGAGCCCGACTGA
- a CDS encoding HNH endonuclease family protein, translating to MPSVTRYAAPLTAILAIALLALAVPPSQAAGSYSAPFLTAIDDLTVANEVRTGYDRDEFDHWVDADGDGCDARREVLIDEADDPVTVGSGCSLSGGRWYSYYDGVSVYDDSEVDMDHLVPLAEAWDSGARTWSASTRESFANDLGDYRTLVGVTASSNRSKGDRDPREWMPALYQCRYLQQWVAVKHRWRLSVDAAERDFLRDEAAALGCSNTTISVAVAR from the coding sequence ATGCCCAGCGTCACCAGGTACGCCGCACCCCTCACCGCGATCCTCGCGATCGCACTGCTCGCGCTCGCCGTGCCGCCCAGTCAGGCGGCCGGCTCCTACTCCGCCCCGTTCCTGACCGCGATCGACGACCTGACCGTCGCGAACGAGGTCCGCACCGGCTATGACCGCGACGAGTTCGACCACTGGGTCGACGCCGACGGCGACGGCTGCGACGCCCGCCGTGAGGTGCTCATCGACGAGGCCGACGACCCGGTCACCGTCGGCAGCGGCTGCTCGCTGTCCGGTGGCCGCTGGTACTCCTACTACGACGGCGTGAGCGTGTACGACGACTCCGAGGTCGACATGGACCACCTCGTGCCGCTGGCCGAGGCCTGGGACTCCGGTGCCCGCACGTGGTCGGCGAGCACGCGCGAGTCCTTCGCCAACGACCTGGGCGACTACCGCACGCTCGTCGGCGTCACCGCCAGCTCCAACCGCTCCAAGGGCGACCGCGACCCGCGTGAGTGGATGCCCGCGCTCTACCAGTGCCGCTACCTGCAGCAGTGGGTCGCGGTGAAGCACCGGTGGCGGCTCAGCGTCGACGCCGCCGAGCGCGACTTCCTGCGCGACGAGGCCGCGGCGCTCGGGTGCAGCAACACCACGATCAGCGTGGCCGTCGCACGCTGA